One Pseudonocardia sediminis DNA window includes the following coding sequences:
- a CDS encoding DUF427 domain-containing protein, translating to MFDRRPTPETPGPGQESVWDYPRPPRAERMKRHAVLRHAGAVVAESDDLVRVLETSHPPTYYLPRTAFSDGMLAAVERRTFCEWKGIAHYVDISVPGAEPLRSVGWWYPEPDARYPELTDLVAVYVAPFDEIRLDDELVRPQPGGFYGGWVTDEVVGPFKGGPGSQGW from the coding sequence ATGTTCGATCGACGTCCGACCCCCGAGACACCCGGCCCCGGCCAGGAGTCGGTCTGGGACTACCCGCGCCCGCCCCGGGCCGAGCGGATGAAGCGTCACGCGGTGCTGCGCCACGCCGGCGCCGTCGTCGCGGAGTCCGACGACCTGGTGCGCGTCCTGGAGACGAGCCACCCGCCGACCTACTACCTCCCGCGCACGGCGTTCTCCGACGGCATGCTCGCCGCCGTCGAGCGCCGGACGTTCTGCGAGTGGAAGGGCATCGCGCACTACGTCGACATCTCGGTGCCCGGTGCGGAGCCGCTGCGCTCGGTCGGCTGGTGGTACCCGGAGCCGGACGCGCGCTACCCGGAGCTGACCGACCTGGTCGCGGTCTACGTGGCGCCGTTCGACGAGATCCGCCTGGACGACGAGTTGGTGCGCCCGCAGCCCGGTGGCTTCTACGGCGGGTGGGTGACCGACGAGGTCGTCGGACCGTTCAAGGGCGGGCCCGGCTCACAGGGCTGGTGA
- a CDS encoding YqgE/AlgH family protein: MPGSLLVAAPSLTDPNFARTIVYMIEHRPQGSLGVVLNRPGPGEVREVLPAWGPLASEPGSLFLGGPVENGTALCLAALRTGQTTRDIRGLTSVREPVQLVDLDSDPAPLAPRLRGLRVFAGYSGWDAGQLAGEIARGDWFVVPGLPDDVLGPAHDGHWERVLRRQGLPLALLATFPLDPARN, from the coding sequence ATGCCGGGCTCCCTGCTCGTGGCCGCGCCGAGCCTCACCGATCCGAACTTCGCACGGACGATCGTCTACATGATCGAGCACCGTCCGCAGGGCAGCCTCGGCGTCGTGCTGAACCGGCCGGGCCCGGGCGAGGTCCGCGAGGTGCTGCCGGCGTGGGGGCCACTGGCGTCCGAGCCGGGTTCGCTGTTCCTCGGCGGCCCGGTCGAGAACGGGACGGCACTGTGCCTGGCGGCGTTGCGCACCGGGCAGACCACCCGCGACATCCGCGGGCTCACCTCGGTGCGCGAGCCGGTCCAGCTCGTCGACCTCGACTCCGACCCGGCTCCGCTGGCGCCGCGGCTGCGCGGCCTGCGGGTGTTCGCCGGCTACTCCGGCTGGGACGCGGGGCAGCTGGCCGGGGAGATCGCGCGCGGCGACTGGTTCGTCGTCCCGGGCCTGCCCGACGACGTCCTCGGCCCGGCGCACGACGGTCACTGGGAACGCGTGCTGCGACGGCAGGGCCTCCCGCTCGCGCTGCTGGCCACGTTCCCGCTGGACCCGGCGCGCAACTGA
- a CDS encoding MFS transporter, protein MRSTPTDPDVVTTSQVGARGRRWSGFAHLLRTPAFARLLAVRLSAQWADGLFQAALGGAVLFNPEREADPLLIASGLAVMLLPYSLLGPFAGALLDRWDRRRVLAGASVLRALLVACVAGALALGLAGPALFVLALAVTGVNRFVLSGLSAALPHVVDERSRLVPANTLSVTVGASMSALGAASAIGFRAVFGADDAGSALTTLTAAGGSLLAAALAIGFTRAALGPDPADPEFVSGHRRSDSDIRAREAGLWRTIAGGLVAGARATTTTPAVAAPFLGLVAHRLAFGINTLLMLMLFRYTFTAEQTSGAGGLLGVGQIVLLTAAGLGAAALLTPWLVRRVGAVVAVRVGLAGAATSQLLVAAFLTLPVVLVTAFLLGVCGQVVKLCADAGVQGGASDDVRGRVFALFDAVFNVCYVLAITFTALVGPADGRSPALLAVAGGIYLAGLAAHVVYLRGRRSLDREPV, encoded by the coding sequence GTGCGCAGTACCCCCACAGATCCGGACGTCGTGACGACGTCCCAGGTCGGCGCCCGCGGCCGGCGGTGGTCGGGGTTCGCGCACCTGCTGCGGACGCCGGCGTTCGCCCGGCTCCTGGCCGTCCGGCTCTCCGCGCAGTGGGCCGACGGGCTGTTCCAGGCCGCGCTCGGCGGGGCCGTGCTGTTCAACCCCGAGCGCGAGGCGGATCCGCTGCTGATCGCGTCCGGGCTGGCCGTGATGCTGCTGCCGTACTCGCTGCTCGGACCGTTCGCCGGCGCCCTGCTGGACCGCTGGGACCGGCGCCGGGTGCTGGCCGGGGCGAGTGTGCTGCGGGCGCTGCTGGTCGCGTGCGTGGCGGGCGCCCTGGCCCTGGGCCTCGCCGGTCCCGCGCTGTTCGTGCTGGCCCTGGCCGTGACCGGGGTGAACCGGTTCGTGCTCTCCGGCCTGTCCGCGGCGCTGCCGCACGTCGTCGACGAGAGATCGCGGCTGGTCCCGGCGAACACGCTGTCGGTGACGGTCGGGGCGAGCATGTCCGCGCTCGGCGCGGCGAGCGCCATCGGCTTCCGGGCCGTGTTCGGCGCCGACGACGCCGGGTCGGCGCTGACCACACTGACGGCCGCCGGCGGGTCCCTGCTGGCCGCGGCGCTGGCGATCGGCTTCACCCGTGCGGCGCTGGGCCCGGATCCGGCGGATCCCGAGTTTGTGAGCGGACATCGTCGCTCTGACAGCGATATCCGCGCACGGGAGGCCGGGCTCTGGCGGACCATCGCGGGCGGCCTGGTGGCCGGGGCCCGGGCCACCACGACGACGCCGGCCGTCGCGGCACCGTTCCTCGGTCTCGTCGCGCACCGGCTGGCGTTCGGCATCAACACGCTGCTGATGCTCATGCTGTTCCGCTACACGTTCACCGCGGAGCAGACCTCCGGCGCGGGCGGGCTCCTCGGCGTCGGTCAGATCGTCCTGCTCACCGCGGCCGGGCTCGGGGCGGCGGCGCTGCTGACGCCCTGGCTCGTCCGGCGTGTGGGCGCGGTCGTGGCGGTGCGCGTCGGTCTCGCCGGGGCCGCGACGTCGCAGCTGCTGGTGGCCGCGTTCCTGACGCTGCCGGTCGTGCTGGTGACCGCGTTCCTGCTCGGCGTCTGCGGCCAGGTCGTGAAGCTCTGCGCCGACGCGGGCGTGCAGGGCGGCGCCTCCGACGACGTCCGCGGACGCGTGTTCGCGCTCTTCGACGCCGTGTTCAACGTCTGCTACGTCCTGGCCATCACGTTCACCGCGCTCGTCGGCCCGGCCGACGGGCGGTCACCGGCCCTGCTGGCCGTGGCCGGCGGGATCTACCTGGCCGGCCTCGCCGCGCACGTCGTCTATCTGCGCGGCCGGCGGTCCCTCGATCGCGAGCCCGTCTGA
- a CDS encoding CCA tRNA nucleotidyltransferase, whose protein sequence is MRPAPSDRDAGPGSHDEAAELHRAQENAVVELLDVPEVADELATRFRERGHRLYLVGGSVRDALLHRASGDLDFTTDARPEAILEIVHGWADAVWDTGIAFGTVGARRRDDPIEITTFRADSYDGASRNPEVRFGDDITGDLVRRDFSVNAMAVDLTDGPEHRRFVDPHGGLAALAQGVLDTPAAPEQSFSDDPLRMLRAARFVSQLGFTPADRVLSALREMAPQLSRITAERVQAEFSKLILGEYPRRALELMVDTGLAELVVPEVPAMQLETDEHMQHKDVYTHSLVVMEQAIGKETDGPDLVLRLAALLHDIGKPATRRKEPDGRVSFHHHEVVGAKMTRKRLKELRYPKAVIDDVCQLVYLHLRFHGYGKGEWTDSAVRRYVTDAGPLLERLHRLVRSDCTTRNRRRANALQRSYDSLEDRIAELREQEELDAIRPDLDGNRIMELLGVGPGPAVGKAYKHLLALRMEQGPLGAERAESELRAWAAENLPG, encoded by the coding sequence GTGCGTCCTGCCCCCTCCGACCGGGACGCAGGCCCCGGATCCCACGACGAGGCGGCCGAGCTGCACCGTGCCCAGGAGAACGCCGTGGTCGAGCTGCTGGACGTCCCCGAGGTGGCCGACGAGCTGGCCACCCGCTTCCGTGAGCGCGGGCACCGGCTCTACCTCGTCGGCGGCAGCGTCCGCGACGCCCTGCTGCACCGTGCCTCCGGCGACCTGGACTTCACCACCGACGCCCGTCCCGAGGCGATCCTGGAGATCGTGCACGGCTGGGCCGACGCGGTCTGGGACACCGGGATCGCGTTCGGCACCGTCGGGGCCCGTCGCCGCGACGACCCGATCGAGATCACCACGTTCCGCGCCGACAGCTACGACGGCGCGTCGCGCAACCCCGAGGTGCGCTTCGGCGACGACATCACCGGCGACCTGGTGCGCCGTGACTTCTCGGTCAACGCGATGGCCGTCGACCTGACCGACGGACCGGAGCACCGCCGGTTCGTCGACCCGCACGGCGGCCTCGCCGCGCTGGCCCAGGGCGTGCTGGACACCCCGGCCGCGCCCGAGCAGTCCTTCTCCGACGACCCGCTGAGGATGCTGCGCGCGGCCCGGTTCGTCTCCCAGCTCGGGTTCACCCCGGCCGACCGGGTCCTGTCCGCGCTGCGCGAGATGGCCCCCCAGCTGAGCCGGATCACCGCCGAGCGGGTGCAGGCCGAGTTCTCGAAGCTGATCCTCGGCGAGTACCCGCGGCGCGCGCTGGAGCTGATGGTCGACACCGGGCTGGCCGAGCTCGTCGTGCCCGAGGTGCCGGCGATGCAGCTCGAGACCGACGAGCACATGCAGCACAAGGACGTCTACACGCACTCGCTGGTGGTGATGGAGCAGGCGATCGGCAAGGAGACCGACGGGCCGGACCTCGTCCTGCGCCTGGCCGCGCTGCTGCACGACATCGGCAAGCCGGCGACCCGGCGCAAGGAGCCGGACGGGCGGGTCAGCTTCCACCACCACGAGGTGGTCGGCGCCAAGATGACGCGCAAGCGGCTCAAGGAGCTGCGCTACCCCAAGGCCGTCATCGACGACGTGTGCCAGCTCGTCTACCTGCACCTGCGCTTCCACGGCTACGGCAAGGGCGAGTGGACGGACTCCGCGGTGCGCCGCTACGTCACCGACGCAGGCCCGCTGCTGGAGCGGCTGCACCGGCTCGTCCGCTCGGACTGCACGACCCGCAACCGCCGCCGGGCCAACGCGCTCCAGCGCAGCTACGACTCGCTCGAGGATCGGATCGCCGAGCTGCGCGAGCAGGAGGAGCTCGACGCGATCCGCCCCGACCTGGACGGCAACCGGATCATGGAGCTGCTCGGCGTCGGTCCGGGGCCGGCCGTCGGCAAGGCCTACAAGCACCTGCTCGCGCTGCGGATGGAGCAGGGCCCGCTCGGCGCCGAACGGGCCGAGTCCGAGCTGCGGGCCTGGGCCGCGGAGAACCTGCCCGGCTGA
- a CDS encoding NUDIX hydrolase: MSTSRGRSGGRRAGRSADRRRRLRTVDETSAGGLVVDRSRGTAAIIGRLDRRGRLLWSLPKGHIEAGETAEQAAVREVEEETGIIGRVMAPLGTIDFWFVAEDRRVHKTVHHFLMRALGGELSDADVEVSEVAWVPLDELESRLAYADERRLIRHATELLEKSA, from the coding sequence ATGTCCACGTCCCGCGGCCGCTCCGGGGGGCGCCGCGCGGGGAGGTCCGCGGACCGGCGCCGCCGTCTGCGCACGGTGGACGAGACCTCCGCCGGCGGCCTCGTCGTCGACCGCAGCCGCGGGACGGCCGCGATCATCGGTCGTCTCGACCGGCGCGGACGGCTGCTCTGGTCATTGCCGAAGGGGCACATCGAGGCCGGTGAGACCGCCGAGCAGGCCGCGGTGCGCGAGGTCGAGGAGGAGACCGGCATCATCGGCCGGGTGATGGCTCCCCTGGGCACCATCGACTTCTGGTTCGTCGCCGAGGACCGACGGGTGCACAAGACCGTGCACCACTTCCTGATGCGCGCACTCGGCGGCGAGCTCAGCGACGCCGACGTCGAGGTCTCCGAGGTGGCCTGGGTCCCGCTCGACGAGCTGGAGAGCCGCCTGGCCTACGCGGACGAGCGGAGGCTGATCCGGCACGCCACGGAACTGTTGGAGAAGTCCGCGTGA
- a CDS encoding DUF6049 family protein produces the protein MRRVAALVAIVLVGLFGTAGPALAGQPAPRAASPAVPRTATPVVTQPSQQAQPGPVRLDLATMTPRVVTGAGPGELVVTGTVTNTGPTPIESLGVRVQRGPAVLGEATLRGALDGEGGADDVTPAFADLGALAPGVSTPFRYAVPLTGDPARTLALPGPGTYPLLVNVNGSTGGERSRLATARMLLPVSGLPGAPAADPPAASPFSMLYPITDTPHRIPPVPGQVPVLTDDDLAASFGPGGRLRGLVDALAAQAPTGSPVRAATCLAIDPELVATAAAIRNGYDVATGADGATVPGRGAEAAGQWLDDLSATARGSCVLALPSSDADLVALVRGGEADLARAAVEQGRANLARDLGTAVLDGAVWPAGGVLDEPTLAALDGPSSVLLSAEGLGETDAARTAGVVPIAGAAGGTRAVITDPLLTEAATGPVGRDGTRGQNPEIPAGGTGAMSSQDLIGAMAFRSEAGPGPGPFVVAPPHRWNADGAAGAALLSAAASLIGEGRLAPTGLAAVTTTGPVTDGSTARLYYPVQAGGQEIPASAVTAVAEQDRSIAELRAAAEGRTGVGASPAEVFDPLRLGMLRAVSTAWRGRPDLADRDAELVASRIEGLRSSIRVLEPPSPYSLGTSDAPLLLTVANGLPVTMNVRIVLSSTSGLRVAPIPVQAVPPLGRVQVRVSAKVTRAGQFSVDAGLRTPDGATLGPDTRLRVRSTVYGTVTVWLTAIAGAVLVVLVVRRVLRRIRPGGGPPGDAPGGRGRPPDGPGRAGGAPRGPDQGPPTAPPPPPDGADPSARTTPIRRGPPGPAPAPRPPGPQPPRRPMAPPTGRPGPDSSRTRP, from the coding sequence GTGAGGAGGGTCGCGGCCCTGGTCGCGATCGTCCTGGTGGGCCTGTTCGGCACCGCGGGACCCGCCCTCGCCGGGCAGCCGGCGCCCCGTGCCGCGTCTCCCGCGGTGCCCCGGACGGCGACCCCGGTGGTGACGCAGCCGTCCCAGCAGGCGCAGCCCGGGCCCGTCCGGCTGGACCTGGCCACCATGACCCCCCGCGTGGTGACGGGCGCCGGGCCCGGCGAGCTCGTCGTCACCGGCACCGTCACCAACACCGGGCCGACGCCGATCGAGTCGCTCGGCGTCCGGGTGCAGCGCGGCCCGGCGGTCCTCGGCGAGGCGACGCTGCGCGGCGCGCTCGACGGCGAGGGCGGGGCCGACGACGTCACCCCGGCCTTCGCCGACCTCGGCGCGCTGGCCCCGGGCGTGTCGACGCCGTTCCGCTACGCGGTCCCGCTGACCGGAGACCCGGCCCGGACGCTGGCCCTGCCCGGACCGGGCACCTACCCGCTGCTGGTGAACGTGAACGGGTCTACCGGCGGCGAGCGCTCCCGCCTCGCCACCGCCCGGATGCTGCTGCCGGTGTCCGGACTGCCCGGCGCACCGGCGGCCGACCCGCCGGCGGCGTCGCCGTTCTCGATGCTCTACCCGATCACCGACACGCCGCACCGGATCCCACCGGTCCCGGGGCAGGTCCCGGTGCTCACCGACGACGACCTGGCCGCGTCGTTCGGCCCCGGCGGACGGCTGCGCGGGCTCGTCGACGCGCTGGCCGCGCAGGCACCCACCGGCTCCCCGGTGCGGGCCGCGACGTGCCTGGCGATCGACCCCGAGCTGGTGGCGACGGCCGCCGCGATCCGCAACGGCTACGACGTGGCGACCGGTGCGGACGGCGCCACCGTCCCCGGCCGCGGCGCCGAGGCCGCCGGGCAGTGGCTCGACGACCTCTCCGCCACCGCCCGCGGCAGCTGCGTGCTGGCGCTGCCGAGCTCGGACGCCGACCTCGTCGCACTCGTCCGCGGCGGCGAGGCCGACCTGGCCCGCGCCGCCGTCGAGCAGGGCCGTGCGAACCTCGCCCGGGACCTGGGCACCGCCGTCCTCGACGGCGCGGTGTGGCCGGCCGGAGGCGTGCTCGACGAGCCCACCCTCGCGGCGCTGGACGGGCCGTCGTCGGTCCTCCTCTCGGCCGAGGGCCTCGGCGAGACCGACGCCGCCCGGACCGCGGGGGTGGTGCCGATCGCCGGCGCCGCGGGCGGCACCCGCGCCGTGATCACCGATCCACTGCTGACCGAGGCCGCGACCGGCCCGGTCGGCCGCGACGGCACACGCGGGCAGAACCCGGAGATCCCCGCCGGCGGCACCGGGGCGATGAGCAGCCAGGACCTCATCGGTGCGATGGCCTTCCGGTCCGAGGCCGGCCCGGGTCCCGGGCCCTTCGTGGTCGCTCCGCCGCACCGCTGGAACGCCGACGGCGCGGCCGGGGCGGCGCTGCTCTCCGCGGCCGCGTCGCTGATCGGGGAGGGACGACTCGCCCCGACCGGGCTCGCCGCGGTGACGACCACCGGGCCGGTGACCGACGGGAGCACCGCCCGGCTCTACTACCCGGTCCAGGCCGGCGGCCAGGAGATCCCGGCGAGCGCGGTGACCGCGGTCGCCGAGCAGGACCGGTCGATCGCCGAGCTGCGCGCCGCGGCCGAGGGCCGGACCGGTGTCGGCGCCAGCCCGGCCGAGGTGTTCGACCCGCTGCGCCTGGGCATGCTGCGCGCGGTCTCCACGGCCTGGCGCGGACGGCCCGACCTGGCCGACCGCGACGCCGAGCTCGTCGCCTCCCGGATCGAGGGTCTCCGCTCGTCGATCCGGGTGCTCGAACCACCGAGCCCGTACTCCCTCGGGACCAGCGACGCCCCGCTCCTGCTGACCGTGGCCAACGGCCTGCCGGTGACGATGAACGTGCGGATCGTCCTGTCCAGCACGTCCGGGCTGCGCGTGGCGCCGATCCCGGTGCAGGCCGTCCCGCCGCTGGGCCGGGTCCAGGTCCGGGTCAGCGCGAAGGTCACCCGCGCCGGGCAGTTCAGCGTGGACGCCGGGCTGCGCACCCCCGACGGCGCGACGCTCGGCCCGGACACCCGCCTGCGCGTGCGGTCCACCGTCTACGGGACGGTCACGGTCTGGCTGACCGCGATCGCCGGCGCCGTCCTGGTCGTCCTCGTGGTGCGACGGGTGCTGCGCCGGATCCGGCCCGGTGGCGGACCTCCGGGCGACGCCCCCGGCGGGCGGGGCCGGCCACCGGACGGGCCGGGCCGGGCCGGGGGCGCCCCCCGCGGACCGGACCAGGGCCCCCCGACCGCGCCCCCGCCCCCGCCCGACGGCGCCGACCCGAGCGCCCGGACGACCCCGATCCGCCGGGGCCCGCCGGGCCCGGCACCGGCGCCGCGGCCTCCCGGCCCGCAGCCGCCCCGGCGTCCGATGGCGCCACCCACCGGCCGTCCGGGACCGGACAGCTCCCGGACACGCCCGTGA
- a CDS encoding protein kinase family protein, with product MPDATADEQVETGDQVTDTPARTVDAADVPEAGSAETGRPRPTPRVPEQARPTERIPAARDVVGTTSGSTLTDRYRLLQRVGSDLGAGAEFWRAEDTVLRRPVAITVLRRLPADDRSADPEGAARAGEMVVRALRSGCFEHVGSARLLDVLAPGSHGLPEDVLGAAVAEWVPGRSLSEVVAEGPVRALRAARILEPLAAAAMEAHQQGLVLGCDHPQRVRITPDGRAQLAFLLPRPSVTAADDVRGLGAVLYTLLTRRWPLSVADAARAELVSADRTPSGALRPASALRPGVPLELDTLCTGALGQSEGLGRVHTAAAVHRLLTEVLADDDEVALFPPLNDGAPAEPDDVWQDEDRVADTRRDPVRRRNLMIGLSVLAVCVLIVLGYVGVQLGALFGAGGGPAPIVVGAPPVAGQAPAGAGQNAVPAAQTATVGTVSVDVFDPTGDGDNADDVSNVTDGDAATSWKTQQYRQPFPSLKPGVGIMASFVSAEQLSQLTIDSPSAGTVVEIRSAPSADATLAETVPVTSVTLQQGETTVPLADSQPTQHLLLWITTLGTQDGQNVSQIDDVTFSRAVQ from the coding sequence GTGCCCGACGCCACCGCCGACGAGCAGGTGGAGACCGGTGACCAGGTCACCGACACCCCGGCCCGCACGGTCGACGCCGCAGACGTGCCCGAGGCCGGATCCGCGGAGACCGGACGGCCCCGGCCGACCCCCCGGGTCCCCGAGCAGGCCCGGCCGACCGAACGGATCCCGGCCGCCCGCGACGTCGTCGGCACCACGTCGGGCTCCACGCTGACCGACCGCTACCGGCTGCTGCAGCGGGTCGGCTCCGACCTAGGCGCGGGTGCGGAGTTCTGGCGCGCCGAGGACACCGTCCTGCGCCGCCCCGTCGCGATCACCGTGCTGCGCCGGCTCCCCGCCGACGACCGCTCGGCCGACCCCGAGGGCGCCGCCCGCGCCGGCGAGATGGTCGTGCGGGCCCTGCGTTCCGGGTGCTTCGAGCACGTCGGCAGCGCCCGCCTGCTCGACGTGCTCGCCCCCGGCAGCCACGGCCTGCCCGAGGACGTGCTCGGCGCGGCCGTCGCCGAGTGGGTGCCGGGCAGGAGCCTGTCCGAGGTCGTCGCGGAGGGCCCGGTGCGCGCGCTGCGCGCCGCCCGGATCCTGGAGCCGCTCGCCGCGGCCGCCATGGAGGCGCACCAGCAGGGCCTGGTCCTGGGGTGCGACCACCCGCAGCGCGTGCGGATCACCCCGGACGGACGGGCCCAGCTCGCGTTCCTGCTGCCCCGGCCCTCGGTCACCGCCGCGGACGACGTCCGCGGCCTGGGTGCGGTGCTCTACACGCTGCTGACCCGCCGCTGGCCGCTGTCGGTCGCCGACGCCGCGCGCGCCGAGCTCGTCTCGGCCGACCGCACGCCGTCCGGCGCCCTGCGGCCCGCGTCCGCCCTGCGGCCGGGGGTGCCGCTCGAGCTCGACACGCTGTGCACCGGCGCGCTGGGCCAGAGCGAGGGGCTCGGACGCGTGCACACCGCCGCGGCCGTGCACCGGCTGCTCACCGAGGTCCTCGCCGACGACGACGAGGTCGCACTCTTCCCGCCGCTCAACGACGGCGCCCCCGCCGAGCCGGACGACGTCTGGCAGGACGAGGACCGCGTCGCCGACACGCGCCGCGACCCGGTGCGCCGGCGCAACCTGATGATCGGCCTGTCCGTGCTGGCCGTGTGCGTGCTGATCGTGCTCGGTTACGTGGGCGTGCAGCTCGGCGCGCTGTTCGGCGCGGGTGGCGGTCCGGCGCCGATCGTGGTCGGCGCGCCCCCGGTCGCCGGTCAGGCGCCCGCCGGGGCGGGTCAGAACGCGGTTCCGGCCGCACAGACCGCGACGGTCGGCACCGTCTCCGTCGACGTGTTCGACCCGACCGGCGACGGCGACAACGCCGACGACGTCTCCAACGTCACCGACGGCGACGCCGCGACCAGCTGGAAGACCCAGCAGTACCGGCAGCCGTTCCCCTCGCTCAAGCCGGGCGTCGGCATCATGGCCTCGTTCGTCTCCGCGGAGCAGCTCTCGCAGCTGACGATCGACTCGCCCAGTGCGGGCACCGTCGTCGAGATCCGGTCCGCCCCGTCCGCGGACGCCACGCTCGCCGAGACGGTCCCGGTCACCAGCGTCACCCTCCAGCAGGGCGAGACCACGGTCCCGCTCGCGGACAGCCAGCCCACCCAGCACCTGCTGCTGTGGATCACGACGCTGGGCACCCAGGACGGGCAGAACGTCAGCCAGATCGACGACGTCACGTTCTCCCGGGCCGTGCAGTAA
- the sigM gene encoding RNA polymerase sigma factor SigM produces MTTSIGSDRELLADHLAGVTGAFDELFRRYRDRLWAVAFRILGDRADAEDAVQEAFLAALRTRSYRGDAEVGTWLHRILVNKCMNRVHRARRHPVAGDEPLDGPGRGPDLSTAVTSRVALDGALALLAPEQRAAVVLVDALGYPVAEAAAILEIPSGTVKSRSARGRARLVELLTDAREGRR; encoded by the coding sequence GTGACCACCTCGATCGGCTCCGACCGGGAGCTGCTCGCCGACCACTTGGCCGGGGTCACCGGCGCGTTCGACGAGCTGTTCCGGCGGTACCGGGACCGTCTCTGGGCCGTCGCGTTCCGCATCCTGGGTGACCGCGCGGACGCCGAGGACGCGGTCCAGGAGGCTTTCCTCGCCGCGCTGCGGACGCGGAGCTACCGCGGTGACGCCGAGGTCGGGACGTGGCTCCACCGCATTCTCGTCAACAAGTGCATGAATCGGGTGCACCGGGCCCGCCGCCACCCGGTCGCCGGCGACGAGCCCCTCGACGGGCCGGGACGGGGACCGGACCTGTCGACGGCCGTGACCAGCCGGGTGGCCCTCGACGGCGCTCTCGCCCTGCTGGCGCCCGAGCAGCGCGCGGCCGTGGTGCTGGTGGACGCCCTGGGCTACCCGGTCGCCGAGGCCGCGGCGATCCTGGAGATCCCGTCCGGCACGGTGAAGAGCCGGTCCGCGCGCGGTCGCGCGCGGCTGGTCGAGCTGCTCACGGACGCCCGGGAGGGACGACGATGA
- the trxB gene encoding thioredoxin-disulfide reductase, with protein MTTDTVHNLIIIGSGPAGYTAAVYAARAQLEPIVFEGSQFGGALMTTTEVENYPGFTDGIVGPDLMEQMRGQAKRFGADLRPQDVDSVKLDGDVKEVVVGKETFHARAVILAMGAAPRYLYVPGEQELLGRGVSSCATCDGFFFRDQHIAVIGGGDSAMEEATFLTKFAETVTIIHRRDEFRASKIMLERAKNDPKMRWRPNAEVTAVTGEGSVKSLELKDTVTGETDSLEVTGMFVAIGHDPRSALVTGQVATDDEGYVSVDAPGTRTNVDGVFACGDLVDHTYRQAITAAGSGCAAAIDAERWLAAGSVDAEMVGGGYGATEAEKVHEPAH; from the coding sequence GTGACCACCGACACGGTGCACAACCTGATCATCATCGGGTCGGGTCCGGCCGGGTACACCGCAGCGGTCTACGCCGCGCGCGCCCAGCTCGAGCCGATCGTGTTCGAGGGCAGCCAGTTCGGCGGCGCCCTGATGACGACGACCGAGGTGGAGAACTACCCGGGGTTCACCGACGGCATCGTGGGCCCGGACCTGATGGAGCAGATGCGGGGCCAGGCGAAGCGCTTCGGCGCCGACCTGCGACCCCAGGACGTCGACTCCGTGAAGCTCGACGGCGACGTCAAGGAGGTCGTGGTCGGCAAGGAGACGTTCCATGCCCGCGCCGTGATCCTGGCGATGGGCGCCGCCCCGCGCTACCTCTACGTCCCCGGTGAGCAGGAGCTGCTCGGCCGTGGCGTCAGCTCGTGCGCGACCTGCGACGGCTTCTTCTTCCGCGACCAGCACATCGCCGTCATCGGCGGCGGGGACTCGGCGATGGAGGAGGCGACGTTCCTCACCAAGTTCGCCGAGACCGTCACGATCATCCACCGGCGCGACGAGTTCCGGGCCTCGAAGATCATGCTCGAGCGCGCGAAGAACGACCCGAAGATGCGCTGGCGCCCCAACGCCGAGGTCACCGCCGTCACCGGGGAGGGCTCGGTGAAGTCGCTCGAGCTCAAGGACACCGTGACCGGTGAGACCGACTCGCTCGAGGTCACCGGCATGTTCGTCGCGATCGGTCACGACCCGCGCAGCGCGCTGGTCACCGGCCAGGTCGCGACCGACGACGAGGGCTACGTGAGCGTCGACGCGCCCGGCACCCGCACGAACGTCGACGGCGTGTTCGCCTGCGGCGACCTGGTCGACCACACCTACCGGCAGGCCATCACCGCGGCCGGCTCCGGCTGCGCCGCGGCGATCGACGCCGAGCGCTGGCTCGCCGCCGGCTCGGTCGACGCCGAGATGGTCGGCGGCGGCTACGGGGCGACCGAGGCCGAGAAGGTGCACGAACCCGCCCACTGA
- the trxA gene encoding thioredoxin: MAGNTIDVTTSSFSDDVLNSDKAVLVDFWATWCGPCKMVAPVLDEIAGENSEKLTVAKLDIDANPEVARDYQVMSVPTMILFSGGKPVKQIVGAKPKAALLQDLADHI, from the coding sequence ATGGCCGGAAACACGATCGACGTCACCACGAGCTCGTTCAGCGACGACGTCCTGAACAGCGACAAGGCGGTCCTGGTGGACTTCTGGGCCACCTGGTGCGGCCCCTGCAAGATGGTCGCCCCGGTGCTCGACGAGATCGCGGGGGAGAACTCCGAGAAGCTCACCGTGGCAAAGCTCGACATCGACGCCAACCCGGAGGTCGCCCGCGACTACCAGGTGATGTCGGTGCCGACCATGATCCTGTTCTCCGGCGGCAAGCCGGTGAAGCAGATCGTGGGCGCGAAGCCGAAGGCGGCCCTGCTGCAGGACCTCGCCGACCACATCTGA